In Comamonas sp. lk, the following proteins share a genomic window:
- a CDS encoding DUF1833 family protein: MTDFRTRNQRVTDDVGHVALLEVTNPSFSETMYIANDVQDFISQGISYIGLPFGFTLPDDVTDQAPRMRLTMDNVGRGVSDELERRQPGTTTMAKLIIVPRDKPDMHQHVYWLPMSSVSIGGASAQASCSVDELMRRSACLQIVNPHTQPGVF, from the coding sequence ATGACCGACTTTCGCACGCGAAACCAACGCGTTACCGACGATGTGGGCCACGTAGCGCTGCTGGAGGTGACCAACCCCAGCTTTTCCGAAACCATGTACATCGCCAACGATGTGCAGGATTTCATCAGCCAGGGCATCAGCTACATTGGTTTGCCTTTTGGCTTCACGTTGCCAGATGACGTGACAGACCAGGCCCCGCGAATGCGCCTGACCATGGACAACGTGGGCCGCGGCGTCAGTGATGAACTGGAGCGCCGCCAGCCTGGCACCACCACCATGGCCAAGCTGATCATCGTGCCGCGTGATAAGCCAGACATGCACCAGCATGTGTATTGGCTGCCCATGTCCAGCGTCAGCATCGGCGGCGCCTCGGCCCAGGCTTCCTGCAGCGTGGATGAGCTGATGCGCCGCTCCGCTTGCCTGCAGATCGTCAATCCGCACACTCAGCCGGGGGTCTTCTGA